The following coding sequences are from one Rutidosis leptorrhynchoides isolate AG116_Rl617_1_P2 chromosome 11, CSIRO_AGI_Rlap_v1, whole genome shotgun sequence window:
- the LOC139877495 gene encoding serine/threonine-protein kinase Nek6-like, translated as MSQMESDNGDGKSKMEDYEVIEQIGRGAFGAAYLVLHKIEKKKYVMKKIRLNKQTEKFKKTAHQEMDLISRLNHPYVVAYKDAWVDKVGICIVTAYCEGGDMAELVRKARGAYFPEEKLCKWLTQLLLALDYLHTNRVLHRDLKCSNIFLSKENDIRLGDFGLAKLLNSEDLASSVVGTPNYMCPEILADIPYGYKSDIWSLGCCMFEICAHQQPFRATDMSGLINKINRSTISPLPIVYSSTLKQLIKTMLRKSPEHRPTAAELLRHPHLQPYLLKCQNPSSVFLPVKPPNSPNDKTPKKQSPMKLDDKKDTLERDVQVIKHKVQATKHEENHKNGMPVRSLHNNPIFAIVEEETNLETKRVDPTSYFNDSRDTSCETTLIYNGDGPENSDSLVQKVSTISSSLDLSNDEQEETSIQLFEKIEAMVGNETFNEKGQPVNEENVAGQMVICEVDTEQTRAVEVKPVGPTNLVDLELDCKQTDKVNQVNEPLVNPAPVNESLVNSTQQRADALESLLELCARLLKQEKLEELAAVLKPFGEETVSSRETAIWLTKSLLVGQKFAGGSLTP; from the exons ATGTCTCAAATGGAATCAGACAATGGTGATGGCAAGTCTAAGATGGAAGATTATGAAGTTATTGAGCAGATTGGTAGAGGAGCTTTTGGAGCTGCTTATCTTGTTCTGCATAAGATTGAAAAAAAGAA GTATGTCATGAAGAAAATTAGGTTGAACAAGCAAACAGAGAAGTTTAAGAAGACAGCACATCAAGAG ATGGATCTGATATCCCGACTTAATCATCCGTATGTTGTGGCGTACAAAGATGCTTGGGTTGATAAG GTGGGGATATGCATAGTGACGGCTTATTGCGAAGGAGGTGACAT GGCCGAGCTTGTAAGGAAGGCTAGAGGAGCATATTTCCCGGAAGAG AAACTCTGCAAATGGCTCACACAATTATTACTAGCATTGGATTATTTGCATACTAATCGTGTGCTTCATAGGGATTTGAAA TGCTCCAACATATTTCTCTCTAAGGAGAACGACATCCGTCTCG GTGACTTTGGACTCGCGAAACTCCTCAACTCAGAAGATCTTGCTTCCTCG GTTGTTGGGACCCCCAACTATATGTGTCCAGAAATCCTCGCAGACATTCCTTACGGTTATAAATCTGATATTTGGTCTCTTG GTTGTTGTATGTTTGAGATTTGTGCGCATCAACAACCATTTCGAGCTACA GATATGTCGGGACTTATCAACAAGATAAACAGGTCCACCATTTCTCCCCTACCAATCGTCTATTCTTCAACGTT GAAGCAACTCATAAAGACTATGTTAAGGAAAAGTCCCGAACATAGACCAACT GCTGCAGAACTTTTAAGACATCCACACTTGCAACCGTATCTCCTAAAATGTCAAAACCCATCTTCCGTTTTTCTACCGGTGAAACCTCCAAACAGCCCGAATGATAAAACCCCGAAAAAACAATCACCTATGAAACTCGATGACAAAAAAGACACCCTAGAAAGAGATGTACAAGTAATAAAGCATAAAGTACAAGCAACAAAGCACGAAGAGAATCATAAAAATGGAATGCCAGTTAGAAGTTTACACAACAACCCTATATTCGCTATCGTGGAAGAAGAAACAAATCTAGAGACCAAAAGGGTGGACCCCACGAGTTACTTTAACGATAGCAGGGACACAAGTTGTGAAACAACGTTAATTTATAACGGTGATGGTCCTGAAAACTCAGATTCTTTGGTACAAAAAGTTAGCACCATATCGAGCTCGTTAGATCTATCAAACGATGAACAAGAAGAAACAAGTATTCAACTTTTTGAAAAAATAGAAGCTATGGTTGGAAATGAGACTTTTAACGAAAAAGGTCAACCGGTTAACGAAGAAAACGTAGCTGGTCAAATGGTGATTTGTGAGGTAGATACGGAGCAAACTAGAGCTGTTGAAGTAAAACCGGTCGGTCCCACTAATCTTGTTGACCTAGAACTTGACTGCAAACAAACAGATAAGGTTAACCAAGTTAACGAGCCGTTAGTAAACCCTGCGCCAGTTAACGAGTCGTTAGTTAACTCGACTCAACAAAGAGCTGATGCGTTAGAGTCGCTGCTCGAACTTTGTGCTCGGTTACTGAAACAAGAGAAACTTGAAGAGCTTGCAGCCGTTTTAAAACCTTTTGGTGAAGAAACTGTTTCTTCAAGAGAAACAGCAATTTGGTTAACGAAAAGTCTTTTGGTTGGGCAGAAGTTCGCGGGCGGGTCTTTGACACCATGA